A portion of the Vespula vulgaris chromosome 24, iyVesVulg1.1, whole genome shotgun sequence genome contains these proteins:
- the LOC127072260 gene encoding tight junction protein ZO-2 isoform X5, with translation MVIQLGFNYAMNIFERRSVLLHQRSLRRREVSKRTRKVTTKKKTVGKTYNGLQHLPNDDFLFGDNKRTSKRTRRKRATGDRGWEIHQVTVTRVPGYGFGIAVSGGRDNPHFTNGDPAIAISDVLKAGPAEGKLQVNDRIISANGVSLEGADYGAAVRVLRDSGSTVLLVVKRRASSNSSTCPGNSAPQTHRLTLTRNNKKDDFGIVLGCRLYVKEVTRENIGVKPGDVLTRISGIAADNMSLKEARKLMDQCKDRLSIVITRDSSCCQVQQQVKTDSGEYLSGASYSSQNLYVPPPTRQPLEDKSNLVPRGRSRGPLMDVSLSQLDLPATPTVDPPRPPPPRPEDYYSSRRQMYDEDSITQRTKQPMPDPRFITFQKEGSVGVRLCGGNETGVFVTAVQAGSPASLQGLQPGDKILKVNDMDMKGVTREEAVLFLLSLQEQIDLIVQHRRQEYDQIVASGRGDSFHIKTHFHYEQPEKGEMSFRSGDVFHVVDTLHNGVVGSWQVFRIGRNNQEVQKGIIPNKARAEELATAQFNATKKELSASESRGSFFRRRRSSHRRSKSLGRDHWDDVVFSDSVSKFPAYERVILRHPGFVRPVVLFGPVADLGREKLLKDFPDKFTSPQMESQMEESGNKNTKSSGIIRLSAIREVMDRGKHALLDITPNAVDRLNYAQFYPIVIFLKAETKQVIKEMRAGIPKSAHKSSKKLLEQCQKLDKIWGHIFSAVITLTTPEAWYRKLRELIDRQQQGSLWMSQTKPEEALSDDFLFPMTSRLSYASSPESDLELSPAPALPGTLGPPIRLKSSSDPSIATQDDTTAPPPYSTNYQQSFEQHKRRSQGGAGDSKYGFSLSGQTSNQSGSPEYLGTSFEPRSPHHSPPDLPPRIDRNIKPTNQTTRGTVRSTQERLINKTDSVLDVGNYINASPHKVNATSSLERTQTKTGSYDSMSSYDSYNNNTNGNSSYAGVNLNTSTNRLGPNVPDDLKSSGMSARAHDPYRFTRSTAQPVATQEPQATRTDYAKYSRTTDYKPISIPQNKPGGSYKPIPPPKPKNYRPPQTTLVGDENSGNNGNNGNNGNNGNNGNNAYQHTKSYSIATSHVHNGFSTSF, from the exons ATGGTAATCCAACTTGGTTTCAACTACGCCATGAACATATTCGAGCGAAGATCAGTGCTGTTACATCAGCGTTCCTT GAGACGACGTGAGGTATCcaagagaacaagaaaagtgacgacgaagaaaaaaactgTTGGGAAAACGTACAACGGATTGCAGCATCTTCCCAatgatgattttttatttggtGACAATAAAAGGACTTCAAAACGAACTCGACGGAAACGCGCG acCGGAGATAGAGGATGGGAGATTCATCAAGTCACCGTTACCAGAGTCCCAGGATATGGTTTTGGAATCGCTGTATCTGGTGGTCGTGATAATCCACATTTTACCAATGGTGACCCAGCTATTGCAATCTCCGACGTTTTGAAGGCCGGACCTGCGGAAGGAAAGTTGCA GGTAAACGATCGCATCATTTCCGCAAACGGAGTATCGTTAGAAGGTGCCGATTATGGAGCAGCTGTCCGAGTTCTTCGAGACTCTGGATCGACCGTTTTATTGGTCGTTAAACGGAGAGCTTCGTCGAACTCATCAACTTGCCCAGGCAATTCTGCTCCACAAACTCATCGACTTACGCTCAcgcgaaataataaaaaagatg ATTTTGGAATTGTATTGGGTTGTCGATTATACGTGAAGGAGGTGACTCGAGAAAATATTGGTGTTAAGCCTGGCGATGTCCTAACGCGAATAAGTGGTATTGCCGCTGATAATATGAGCCTAAAGGAAGCAAGAAAGCTAATGGATCAATGTAAGGATCGATTGTCCATTGTAATTACCAGAGATTCTTCGTGTTGTCAAGTTCAACAACAAGTTAAGACTGATAGCGGCGAGTATTTATCCGGTGCGAGTTATAGCAGTCAAAACTTGTATGTTCCACCACCAACGAGACAACCATTGGAAGATAAAAGTAATTTGGTTCCAAGAGGACGTTCAAGAGGTCCTTTAATGGATGTTTCTTTGAGTCAATTGGATTTACCAGCGACACCAACGGTAGATCCACCTAGGCCACCTCCGCCAAGACCCGAAG attattatagTTCGCGAAGACAGATGTATGACGAGGATTCTATTACACAGCGAACGAAACAGCCAAT GCCGGATCCTCGATTCATTACTTTCCAAAAAGAAGGTTCGGTAGGGGTCCGATTGTGTGGAGGAAATGAAACTGGCGTTTTTGTAACGGCGGTTCAAGCTGGAAGTCCGGCTTCTCTTCAAGGTCTTCAACCAggtgataaaattttaaag GTAAATGACATGGATATGAAAGGTGTAACCAGAGAGGAAGCGGTACTATTTCTTCTTAGTCTTCAAGAGCAAATCGATCTGATCGTACAGCATCGACGTCAGGAATACGATCAAATAGTTGCGTCTGGTAGAGGTGATTCGTTTCACATCAA gACACATTTTCATTACGAACAACCTGAAAAGGGAGAGATGAGCTTTCGCAGTGGCGATGTCTTTCATGTAGTAGACACTCTTCATAATGGAGTCGTAGGTTCTTGGCAGGTATTCCGAATTGGAAGAAACAACCAAGAAGTACAGAAAGGTATTATTCCAAACAAAGCACGCGCCGAAGAACTTGCTACTGCACAATTCAATGCCACGAAGAAGGAACTAAGTGCTAGCGAGAGTAGAGGTAGCTTCTttaggagaagaagaagtagtcaTAGACGTTCAAAATCTCTGGGAAGG gATCATTGGGACGATGTGGTATTCTCCGATAGTGTCAGTAAATTTCCAGCTTATGAACGAGTCATTCTTCGACATCCTGGGTTTGTTAGACCGGTTGTACTTTTTGGTCCTGTCGCAGATCTTGGTAGGGAAAAATTACTTAAGGATTTTCCCGACAAATTTACTTCCCCAC AAATGGAAAGTCAAATGGAAGAGAGcggtaataaaaatacaaaatcatCGGGTATAATTCGTTTGAGTGCCATCAGAGAAGTAATGGACAGAGGAAAACATGCTCTATTGGATATTACTCCGAATGCTGTAGATCGGTTAAATTATGCCCAGTTTTATCCTAttgtgatatttttaaaagctgAAACAAAACAAGTTATTAAAGAAATGAGAGCAGGTATTCCCAA ATCAGCGCACAAAAGTAGCAAAAAGCTTTTAGAACAATGTCAGAAGTTGGATAAAATTTGGGGACATATATTTAGCGCTGTTATCACACTTACGACTCCCGAAGCTTGGTATCGAAAACTTAGAGAATTGATAGATCGTCAGCAACAGGGATCGTTATGGATGAGCCAAACAAAG CCGGAAGAAGCCCTCTCGGATGACTTCCTATTCCCGATGACTTCTCGCCTCTCCTACGCTTCCTCTCCGGAGAGTGATCTGGAATTAAGCCCTGCACCTGCGCTTCCTGGGACATTGGGTCCACCTATACGCTTGAAGAGTAGTTCAGATCCAAGTATTGCTACGCAAGATGATACAACCGCACCTCCTCCATATTCTACAAATTATCAA caatcTTTTGAACAACATAAAAGAAGATCACAAGGAGGTGCTGGAGATAGCAAATATGGTTTCTCTTTATCAGGACAAACAAGTAATCAATCTGGTTCTCCTGAATATCTTGGTACTTCATTTGAACCTAGATCTCCACATCATAGTCCTCCGGATCTACCACCccggatcgatcgaaatattaaaCCAACAAATCAAACGACACGAGGGACGGTGCGTTCGACGCAAGAAAGGCTCATTAACAAAACTGATTCTGTCTTGGACGTTGGAAACTATATAAATGCATCGCCTCATAAAGTAAATGCTACGTCATCTCTTGAAAGGACACAAACAAAAACA ggAAGTTATGATAGTATGTCTTCATATGactcatataataataatactaatggGAATTCAAGTTATGCTGGTGTGAATCTTAACACATCGACGAATCGTTTAGGCCCCAATGTACCTGATGATTTAAAAAGTAGTGGCATGTCAGCTAGAGCTCATGATCCATATAGATTTACAAGATCTACAGCTCAACCTGTAGCTACACAAGAACCTCAAGCTACTAGAACAGATTATGCTAAATATAG CAGGACCACAGACTATAAACCAATATCAATTCCACAAAATAAGCCAGGAGGATCATACAAACCTATACCACCGCCAAAGCCCAAGAATTACAGGCCACCGCAAACAACTTTAGTAGGAGATGAAAATAGTGGAAATAATGGCAATAATGGAAATAATGGAAACAATGGAAACAATGGAAACAATGCTTATCAGCACACGAAAAGTTATTCTATTGCCACTTCACACGTGCATAATgga TTTTCTACTTCCTTTTAG
- the LOC127072260 gene encoding tight junction protein ZO-2 isoform X3 has protein sequence MDRNESGVGIGSSTNGNCHVGNSGSPLNSSSSSHPPLHTSSSGLDSQTGDRGWEIHQVTVTRVPGYGFGIAVSGGRDNPHFTNGDPAIAISDVLKAGPAEGKLQVNDRIISANGVSLEGADYGAAVRVLRDSGSTVLLVVKRRASSNSSTCPGNSAPQTHRLTLTRNNKKDDFGIVLGCRLYVKEVTRENIGVKPGDVLTRISGIAADNMSLKEARKLMDQCKDRLSIVITRDSSCCQVQQQVKTDSGEYLSGASYSSQNLYVPPPTRQPLEDKSNLVPRGRSRGPLMDVSLSQLDLPATPTVDPPRPPPPRPEDYYSSRRQMYDEDSITQRTKQPMPDPRFITFQKEGSVGVRLCGGNETGVFVTAVQAGSPASLQGLQPGDKILKVNDMDMKGVTREEAVLFLLSLQEQIDLIVQHRRQEYDQIVASGRGDSFHIKTHFHYEQPEKGEMSFRSGDVFHVVDTLHNGVVGSWQVFRIGRNNQEVQKGIIPNKARAEELATAQFNATKKELSASESRGSFFRRRRSSHRRSKSLGRDHWDDVVFSDSVSKFPAYERVILRHPGFVRPVVLFGPVADLGREKLLKDFPDKFTSPQMESQMEESGNKNTKSSGIIRLSAIREVMDRGKHALLDITPNAVDRLNYAQFYPIVIFLKAETKQVIKEMRAGIPKSAHKSSKKLLEQCQKLDKIWGHIFSAVITLTTPEAWYRKLRELIDRQQQGSLWMSQTKPEEALSDDFLFPMTSRLSYASSPESDLELSPAPALPGTLGPPIRLKSSSDPSIATQDDTTAPPPYSTNYQQSFEQHKRRSQGGAGDSKYGFSLSGQTSNQSGSPEYLGTSFEPRSPHHSPPDLPPRIDRNIKPTNQTTRGTVRSTQERLINKTDSVLDVGNYINASPHKVNATSSLERTQTKTGSYDSMSSYDSYNNNTNGNSSYAGVNLNTSTNRLGPNVPDDLKSSGMSARAHDPYRFTRSTAQPVATQEPQATRTDYAKYSRTTDYKPISIPQNKPGGSYKPIPPPKPKNYRPPQTTLVGDENSGNNGNNGNNGNNGNNGNNAYQHTKSYSIATSHVHNGVENNSNVRRNNSQYYYNIPPPTRHNENNPVNSHHNHSHITPPIHSHSLSHTHPHSSPPVTSHSHSNSAGQINLNSTHNRNNINHNGFNHNNSHGSGSQTYASGNSTHNREPNGLDLAGSREQRGSAFELYRKPVHHYNIR, from the exons ATGGATAGAAACGAAAGTGGTGTTGGTATTGGAAGTAGCACTAATGGAAATTGTCACGTTGGAAATTCAGGATCACCATTGAATTCTTCCTCTTCGAGTCATCCGCCCCTTCATACTTCTTCGTCGGGATTGGATAGTCAG acCGGAGATAGAGGATGGGAGATTCATCAAGTCACCGTTACCAGAGTCCCAGGATATGGTTTTGGAATCGCTGTATCTGGTGGTCGTGATAATCCACATTTTACCAATGGTGACCCAGCTATTGCAATCTCCGACGTTTTGAAGGCCGGACCTGCGGAAGGAAAGTTGCA GGTAAACGATCGCATCATTTCCGCAAACGGAGTATCGTTAGAAGGTGCCGATTATGGAGCAGCTGTCCGAGTTCTTCGAGACTCTGGATCGACCGTTTTATTGGTCGTTAAACGGAGAGCTTCGTCGAACTCATCAACTTGCCCAGGCAATTCTGCTCCACAAACTCATCGACTTACGCTCAcgcgaaataataaaaaagatg ATTTTGGAATTGTATTGGGTTGTCGATTATACGTGAAGGAGGTGACTCGAGAAAATATTGGTGTTAAGCCTGGCGATGTCCTAACGCGAATAAGTGGTATTGCCGCTGATAATATGAGCCTAAAGGAAGCAAGAAAGCTAATGGATCAATGTAAGGATCGATTGTCCATTGTAATTACCAGAGATTCTTCGTGTTGTCAAGTTCAACAACAAGTTAAGACTGATAGCGGCGAGTATTTATCCGGTGCGAGTTATAGCAGTCAAAACTTGTATGTTCCACCACCAACGAGACAACCATTGGAAGATAAAAGTAATTTGGTTCCAAGAGGACGTTCAAGAGGTCCTTTAATGGATGTTTCTTTGAGTCAATTGGATTTACCAGCGACACCAACGGTAGATCCACCTAGGCCACCTCCGCCAAGACCCGAAG attattatagTTCGCGAAGACAGATGTATGACGAGGATTCTATTACACAGCGAACGAAACAGCCAAT GCCGGATCCTCGATTCATTACTTTCCAAAAAGAAGGTTCGGTAGGGGTCCGATTGTGTGGAGGAAATGAAACTGGCGTTTTTGTAACGGCGGTTCAAGCTGGAAGTCCGGCTTCTCTTCAAGGTCTTCAACCAggtgataaaattttaaag GTAAATGACATGGATATGAAAGGTGTAACCAGAGAGGAAGCGGTACTATTTCTTCTTAGTCTTCAAGAGCAAATCGATCTGATCGTACAGCATCGACGTCAGGAATACGATCAAATAGTTGCGTCTGGTAGAGGTGATTCGTTTCACATCAA gACACATTTTCATTACGAACAACCTGAAAAGGGAGAGATGAGCTTTCGCAGTGGCGATGTCTTTCATGTAGTAGACACTCTTCATAATGGAGTCGTAGGTTCTTGGCAGGTATTCCGAATTGGAAGAAACAACCAAGAAGTACAGAAAGGTATTATTCCAAACAAAGCACGCGCCGAAGAACTTGCTACTGCACAATTCAATGCCACGAAGAAGGAACTAAGTGCTAGCGAGAGTAGAGGTAGCTTCTttaggagaagaagaagtagtcaTAGACGTTCAAAATCTCTGGGAAGG gATCATTGGGACGATGTGGTATTCTCCGATAGTGTCAGTAAATTTCCAGCTTATGAACGAGTCATTCTTCGACATCCTGGGTTTGTTAGACCGGTTGTACTTTTTGGTCCTGTCGCAGATCTTGGTAGGGAAAAATTACTTAAGGATTTTCCCGACAAATTTACTTCCCCAC AAATGGAAAGTCAAATGGAAGAGAGcggtaataaaaatacaaaatcatCGGGTATAATTCGTTTGAGTGCCATCAGAGAAGTAATGGACAGAGGAAAACATGCTCTATTGGATATTACTCCGAATGCTGTAGATCGGTTAAATTATGCCCAGTTTTATCCTAttgtgatatttttaaaagctgAAACAAAACAAGTTATTAAAGAAATGAGAGCAGGTATTCCCAA ATCAGCGCACAAAAGTAGCAAAAAGCTTTTAGAACAATGTCAGAAGTTGGATAAAATTTGGGGACATATATTTAGCGCTGTTATCACACTTACGACTCCCGAAGCTTGGTATCGAAAACTTAGAGAATTGATAGATCGTCAGCAACAGGGATCGTTATGGATGAGCCAAACAAAG CCGGAAGAAGCCCTCTCGGATGACTTCCTATTCCCGATGACTTCTCGCCTCTCCTACGCTTCCTCTCCGGAGAGTGATCTGGAATTAAGCCCTGCACCTGCGCTTCCTGGGACATTGGGTCCACCTATACGCTTGAAGAGTAGTTCAGATCCAAGTATTGCTACGCAAGATGATACAACCGCACCTCCTCCATATTCTACAAATTATCAA caatcTTTTGAACAACATAAAAGAAGATCACAAGGAGGTGCTGGAGATAGCAAATATGGTTTCTCTTTATCAGGACAAACAAGTAATCAATCTGGTTCTCCTGAATATCTTGGTACTTCATTTGAACCTAGATCTCCACATCATAGTCCTCCGGATCTACCACCccggatcgatcgaaatattaaaCCAACAAATCAAACGACACGAGGGACGGTGCGTTCGACGCAAGAAAGGCTCATTAACAAAACTGATTCTGTCTTGGACGTTGGAAACTATATAAATGCATCGCCTCATAAAGTAAATGCTACGTCATCTCTTGAAAGGACACAAACAAAAACA ggAAGTTATGATAGTATGTCTTCATATGactcatataataataatactaatggGAATTCAAGTTATGCTGGTGTGAATCTTAACACATCGACGAATCGTTTAGGCCCCAATGTACCTGATGATTTAAAAAGTAGTGGCATGTCAGCTAGAGCTCATGATCCATATAGATTTACAAGATCTACAGCTCAACCTGTAGCTACACAAGAACCTCAAGCTACTAGAACAGATTATGCTAAATATAG CAGGACCACAGACTATAAACCAATATCAATTCCACAAAATAAGCCAGGAGGATCATACAAACCTATACCACCGCCAAAGCCCAAGAATTACAGGCCACCGCAAACAACTTTAGTAGGAGATGAAAATAGTGGAAATAATGGCAATAATGGAAATAATGGAAACAATGGAAACAATGGAAACAATGCTTATCAGCACACGAAAAGTTATTCTATTGCCACTTCACACGTGCATAATgga GTAGAAAATAATAGCAACGTTAGACGCAACAACAGtcagtattattataatattccaCCTCCCACTCGTCATAACGAAAATAACCCAGTAAATTCGCATCATAATCACAGCCACATAACTCCTCCAATACATAGTCATAGCCTGAGTCATACTCATCCTCACTCTAGTCCTCCTGTGacttctcattctcattcaaATAGTGCTGGTCAAATCAATCTTAATTCCACGCATAATCGGAACAACATCAATCATAATGGTTTCAATCATAATAACAGTCATGGAAGTGGAAGTCAAACTTATGCTTCTGGAAATTCTACTCACAATAGAGAACCTAATGGTTTAGATTTAGCTGGAAGCAGGGAACAAAGAGGTAGTGCTTTTGAACTTTATCGGAAACCGGTacatcattataatattaggTAA
- the LOC127072260 gene encoding tight junction protein ZO-2 isoform X4 codes for MKGYLGDKTGDRGWEIHQVTVTRVPGYGFGIAVSGGRDNPHFTNGDPAIAISDVLKAGPAEGKLQVNDRIISANGVSLEGADYGAAVRVLRDSGSTVLLVVKRRASSNSSTCPGNSAPQTHRLTLTRNNKKDDFGIVLGCRLYVKEVTRENIGVKPGDVLTRISGIAADNMSLKEARKLMDQCKDRLSIVITRDSSCCQVQQQVKTDSGEYLSGASYSSQNLYVPPPTRQPLEDKSNLVPRGRSRGPLMDVSLSQLDLPATPTVDPPRPPPPRPEDYYSSRRQMYDEDSITQRTKQPMPDPRFITFQKEGSVGVRLCGGNETGVFVTAVQAGSPASLQGLQPGDKILKVNDMDMKGVTREEAVLFLLSLQEQIDLIVQHRRQEYDQIVASGRGDSFHIKTHFHYEQPEKGEMSFRSGDVFHVVDTLHNGVVGSWQVFRIGRNNQEVQKGIIPNKARAEELATAQFNATKKELSASESRGSFFRRRRSSHRRSKSLGRDHWDDVVFSDSVSKFPAYERVILRHPGFVRPVVLFGPVADLGREKLLKDFPDKFTSPQMESQMEESGNKNTKSSGIIRLSAIREVMDRGKHALLDITPNAVDRLNYAQFYPIVIFLKAETKQVIKEMRAGIPKSAHKSSKKLLEQCQKLDKIWGHIFSAVITLTTPEAWYRKLRELIDRQQQGSLWMSQTKPEEALSDDFLFPMTSRLSYASSPESDLELSPAPALPGTLGPPIRLKSSSDPSIATQDDTTAPPPYSTNYQQSFEQHKRRSQGGAGDSKYGFSLSGQTSNQSGSPEYLGTSFEPRSPHHSPPDLPPRIDRNIKPTNQTTRGTVRSTQERLINKTDSVLDVGNYINASPHKVNATSSLERTQTKTGSYDSMSSYDSYNNNTNGNSSYAGVNLNTSTNRLGPNVPDDLKSSGMSARAHDPYRFTRSTAQPVATQEPQATRTDYAKYSRTTDYKPISIPQNKPGGSYKPIPPPKPKNYRPPQTTLVGDENSGNNGNNGNNGNNGNNGNNAYQHTKSYSIATSHVHNGVENNSNVRRNNSQYYYNIPPPTRHNENNPVNSHHNHSHITPPIHSHSLSHTHPHSSPPVTSHSHSNSAGQINLNSTHNRNNINHNGFNHNNSHGSGSQTYASGNSTHNREPNGLDLAGSREQRGSAFELYRKPVHHYNIR; via the exons ATGAAAGGTTATTTAGGAGATAAG acCGGAGATAGAGGATGGGAGATTCATCAAGTCACCGTTACCAGAGTCCCAGGATATGGTTTTGGAATCGCTGTATCTGGTGGTCGTGATAATCCACATTTTACCAATGGTGACCCAGCTATTGCAATCTCCGACGTTTTGAAGGCCGGACCTGCGGAAGGAAAGTTGCA GGTAAACGATCGCATCATTTCCGCAAACGGAGTATCGTTAGAAGGTGCCGATTATGGAGCAGCTGTCCGAGTTCTTCGAGACTCTGGATCGACCGTTTTATTGGTCGTTAAACGGAGAGCTTCGTCGAACTCATCAACTTGCCCAGGCAATTCTGCTCCACAAACTCATCGACTTACGCTCAcgcgaaataataaaaaagatg ATTTTGGAATTGTATTGGGTTGTCGATTATACGTGAAGGAGGTGACTCGAGAAAATATTGGTGTTAAGCCTGGCGATGTCCTAACGCGAATAAGTGGTATTGCCGCTGATAATATGAGCCTAAAGGAAGCAAGAAAGCTAATGGATCAATGTAAGGATCGATTGTCCATTGTAATTACCAGAGATTCTTCGTGTTGTCAAGTTCAACAACAAGTTAAGACTGATAGCGGCGAGTATTTATCCGGTGCGAGTTATAGCAGTCAAAACTTGTATGTTCCACCACCAACGAGACAACCATTGGAAGATAAAAGTAATTTGGTTCCAAGAGGACGTTCAAGAGGTCCTTTAATGGATGTTTCTTTGAGTCAATTGGATTTACCAGCGACACCAACGGTAGATCCACCTAGGCCACCTCCGCCAAGACCCGAAG attattatagTTCGCGAAGACAGATGTATGACGAGGATTCTATTACACAGCGAACGAAACAGCCAAT GCCGGATCCTCGATTCATTACTTTCCAAAAAGAAGGTTCGGTAGGGGTCCGATTGTGTGGAGGAAATGAAACTGGCGTTTTTGTAACGGCGGTTCAAGCTGGAAGTCCGGCTTCTCTTCAAGGTCTTCAACCAggtgataaaattttaaag GTAAATGACATGGATATGAAAGGTGTAACCAGAGAGGAAGCGGTACTATTTCTTCTTAGTCTTCAAGAGCAAATCGATCTGATCGTACAGCATCGACGTCAGGAATACGATCAAATAGTTGCGTCTGGTAGAGGTGATTCGTTTCACATCAA gACACATTTTCATTACGAACAACCTGAAAAGGGAGAGATGAGCTTTCGCAGTGGCGATGTCTTTCATGTAGTAGACACTCTTCATAATGGAGTCGTAGGTTCTTGGCAGGTATTCCGAATTGGAAGAAACAACCAAGAAGTACAGAAAGGTATTATTCCAAACAAAGCACGCGCCGAAGAACTTGCTACTGCACAATTCAATGCCACGAAGAAGGAACTAAGTGCTAGCGAGAGTAGAGGTAGCTTCTttaggagaagaagaagtagtcaTAGACGTTCAAAATCTCTGGGAAGG gATCATTGGGACGATGTGGTATTCTCCGATAGTGTCAGTAAATTTCCAGCTTATGAACGAGTCATTCTTCGACATCCTGGGTTTGTTAGACCGGTTGTACTTTTTGGTCCTGTCGCAGATCTTGGTAGGGAAAAATTACTTAAGGATTTTCCCGACAAATTTACTTCCCCAC AAATGGAAAGTCAAATGGAAGAGAGcggtaataaaaatacaaaatcatCGGGTATAATTCGTTTGAGTGCCATCAGAGAAGTAATGGACAGAGGAAAACATGCTCTATTGGATATTACTCCGAATGCTGTAGATCGGTTAAATTATGCCCAGTTTTATCCTAttgtgatatttttaaaagctgAAACAAAACAAGTTATTAAAGAAATGAGAGCAGGTATTCCCAA ATCAGCGCACAAAAGTAGCAAAAAGCTTTTAGAACAATGTCAGAAGTTGGATAAAATTTGGGGACATATATTTAGCGCTGTTATCACACTTACGACTCCCGAAGCTTGGTATCGAAAACTTAGAGAATTGATAGATCGTCAGCAACAGGGATCGTTATGGATGAGCCAAACAAAG CCGGAAGAAGCCCTCTCGGATGACTTCCTATTCCCGATGACTTCTCGCCTCTCCTACGCTTCCTCTCCGGAGAGTGATCTGGAATTAAGCCCTGCACCTGCGCTTCCTGGGACATTGGGTCCACCTATACGCTTGAAGAGTAGTTCAGATCCAAGTATTGCTACGCAAGATGATACAACCGCACCTCCTCCATATTCTACAAATTATCAA caatcTTTTGAACAACATAAAAGAAGATCACAAGGAGGTGCTGGAGATAGCAAATATGGTTTCTCTTTATCAGGACAAACAAGTAATCAATCTGGTTCTCCTGAATATCTTGGTACTTCATTTGAACCTAGATCTCCACATCATAGTCCTCCGGATCTACCACCccggatcgatcgaaatattaaaCCAACAAATCAAACGACACGAGGGACGGTGCGTTCGACGCAAGAAAGGCTCATTAACAAAACTGATTCTGTCTTGGACGTTGGAAACTATATAAATGCATCGCCTCATAAAGTAAATGCTACGTCATCTCTTGAAAGGACACAAACAAAAACA ggAAGTTATGATAGTATGTCTTCATATGactcatataataataatactaatggGAATTCAAGTTATGCTGGTGTGAATCTTAACACATCGACGAATCGTTTAGGCCCCAATGTACCTGATGATTTAAAAAGTAGTGGCATGTCAGCTAGAGCTCATGATCCATATAGATTTACAAGATCTACAGCTCAACCTGTAGCTACACAAGAACCTCAAGCTACTAGAACAGATTATGCTAAATATAG CAGGACCACAGACTATAAACCAATATCAATTCCACAAAATAAGCCAGGAGGATCATACAAACCTATACCACCGCCAAAGCCCAAGAATTACAGGCCACCGCAAACAACTTTAGTAGGAGATGAAAATAGTGGAAATAATGGCAATAATGGAAATAATGGAAACAATGGAAACAATGGAAACAATGCTTATCAGCACACGAAAAGTTATTCTATTGCCACTTCACACGTGCATAATgga GTAGAAAATAATAGCAACGTTAGACGCAACAACAGtcagtattattataatattccaCCTCCCACTCGTCATAACGAAAATAACCCAGTAAATTCGCATCATAATCACAGCCACATAACTCCTCCAATACATAGTCATAGCCTGAGTCATACTCATCCTCACTCTAGTCCTCCTGTGacttctcattctcattcaaATAGTGCTGGTCAAATCAATCTTAATTCCACGCATAATCGGAACAACATCAATCATAATGGTTTCAATCATAATAACAGTCATGGAAGTGGAAGTCAAACTTATGCTTCTGGAAATTCTACTCACAATAGAGAACCTAATGGTTTAGATTTAGCTGGAAGCAGGGAACAAAGAGGTAGTGCTTTTGAACTTTATCGGAAACCGGTacatcattataatattaggTAA